A region of Alkalispirochaeta americana DNA encodes the following proteins:
- a CDS encoding M23 family metallopeptidase gives MTALVRVVRGAAKAVLSQHVTVKIIPESAQEAVSFRVSVLVLLFAGLMTCGLAGGVVYLHLSSQDGTAHIQDQRSDLQVLQANLDEALTELQGLLRSVRPLDEELEGTFTRFGGAASHESAPAAMSRSQFTDFFRGTAGVPEDRPVALREVEELRSFVDTLGSSLAGLSQTREVLSSLESHLRHVPHHWPVANGGGVVTMEFGPNLHPFTGQWYLHKGFDVAGPVGLPLVAAADGVVVDSSYDLGYGNNVIIRHRYGFYTRYAHLHTIHVREGQRVSQGQQIGTLGSSGMSSGPHVHMEVIVGGEVLDPAPFLKISNTFPRGGTGSVRRR, from the coding sequence ATGACAGCGCTGGTGAGGGTGGTGCGGGGTGCCGCAAAAGCGGTTCTCTCGCAACATGTTACAGTAAAGATAATCCCCGAATCGGCACAGGAGGCGGTGAGCTTCCGTGTCAGTGTTCTGGTGCTCCTCTTCGCCGGCCTGATGACCTGTGGCCTGGCGGGCGGTGTGGTCTATCTGCATCTCTCTTCCCAGGACGGAACAGCCCACATCCAGGATCAGCGCTCCGATCTCCAGGTACTTCAGGCAAACCTGGACGAGGCCCTTACGGAGCTTCAGGGGTTGTTGCGCAGCGTTCGTCCCCTGGATGAAGAGCTGGAGGGAACCTTCACGCGTTTTGGTGGTGCCGCATCCCACGAGAGCGCTCCTGCCGCCATGAGCAGATCCCAGTTTACCGATTTTTTTCGGGGAACCGCCGGTGTTCCCGAGGACCGCCCTGTGGCGTTGCGGGAGGTGGAAGAGCTCCGCTCTTTCGTGGATACCCTGGGCAGTTCTCTGGCAGGGCTCTCCCAGACCAGGGAAGTTCTGTCGTCTCTCGAGTCTCACCTGCGTCATGTGCCTCACCATTGGCCCGTGGCCAACGGTGGCGGCGTGGTCACCATGGAGTTTGGACCCAACCTGCATCCCTTCACCGGGCAGTGGTATCTCCACAAGGGCTTTGATGTGGCCGGACCGGTGGGGTTGCCCCTGGTTGCTGCGGCTGACGGAGTGGTGGTGGACAGCTCCTACGATCTTGGCTACGGCAACAACGTGATCATTCGCCATCGCTACGGATTCTATACCCGTTACGCGCACCTCCACACAATCCATGTCCGTGAGGGGCAACGTGTTTCCCAGGGCCAGCAGATCGGAACCCTCGGTTCCAGTGGAATGTCCTCGGGCCCCCATGTCCACATGGAGGTTATTGTGGGCGGCGAGGTTCTGGATCCTGCTCCCTTCCTGAAGATCAGCAACACCTTTCCTCGGGGTGGCACCGGCTCTGTTCGTCGCCGTTAG
- a CDS encoding sigma 54-interacting transcriptional regulator gives MFITVTSRADLARAVTQAARGLGRVWHASGVQELQDHSRGNLSCWKGLIIDFRDYPRERFRLVDQPSWLSGAVLVVAVVEESQGELLFDLARRGVRTWLPGVPDGAFLRETLEGLLREGQERPGGAFLARKFANDNARKQPRHEPSCHEEDGVLHALGGVSAAGRALQDAVRGASASGLPVVLTGESGAGKQVVAQAIHALSPRRDKPFVDVNICGVPEGLFESEFFGTVPGAYTGAVRRKGYFHSARGGTLFLDEIGDLPGTLQPKLLKAIEQGSVYSVGSDESRRVETRLICATNRNIENMVRTGRFREDLWYRIASIIIEIPPLRDRLEDIPLLASKILQALGKAEVILAPDALAALQHRRWPGNVRELKSVLERSVLIPDAPGRVREILRSRDLVFSPKITSRVWTEAAEGDYTGDLYEYERRGDHL, from the coding sequence ATGTTTATTACAGTAACATCCAGGGCTGATCTGGCACGAGCGGTTACCCAGGCGGCCCGAGGGCTGGGGCGGGTCTGGCACGCCTCGGGGGTGCAGGAGTTGCAGGACCATTCCCGGGGGAACTTGTCCTGTTGGAAGGGTCTTATCATCGACTTCCGGGACTATCCCCGGGAGCGCTTTCGCCTGGTTGATCAACCCTCCTGGTTAAGTGGTGCCGTGCTGGTTGTGGCCGTTGTGGAGGAGAGCCAGGGAGAGTTGCTGTTTGATCTGGCTCGGCGAGGTGTTCGAACCTGGCTTCCGGGGGTTCCCGACGGGGCTTTTCTGAGAGAAACTCTGGAGGGTCTCCTTCGGGAGGGCCAGGAGCGTCCCGGCGGGGCGTTCCTGGCAAGGAAGTTTGCCAACGATAATGCCCGGAAGCAACCCCGGCATGAACCGTCCTGTCACGAGGAGGATGGTGTTCTCCACGCCCTGGGAGGGGTCAGTGCAGCGGGGCGTGCGCTTCAGGATGCCGTACGGGGAGCCTCCGCAAGCGGCTTGCCCGTGGTGCTCACCGGGGAGTCCGGTGCAGGCAAACAGGTGGTGGCCCAGGCGATTCATGCCCTCTCTCCCCGCCGGGACAAACCCTTTGTAGATGTCAATATCTGTGGTGTTCCCGAGGGCCTTTTCGAATCGGAGTTCTTTGGAACCGTCCCGGGAGCCTACACCGGAGCGGTGCGCCGGAAAGGATATTTCCACTCGGCCCGGGGAGGGACCCTCTTTCTGGACGAGATAGGAGACCTGCCTGGGACGCTTCAGCCCAAACTGCTGAAAGCGATCGAGCAGGGATCGGTTTATTCTGTGGGGAGCGACGAGTCTCGCCGGGTGGAGACCAGGCTTATCTGCGCCACCAACAGAAACATCGAGAACATGGTGCGCACGGGGCGGTTCAGGGAAGATCTCTGGTACCGGATCGCCTCGATCATCATAGAAATCCCCCCCTTGCGGGATCGTCTGGAGGACATTCCGTTGCTGGCCTCGAAGATACTGCAGGCCCTGGGAAAAGCCGAGGTTATTCTGGCGCCCGATGCCCTGGCGGCATTGCAGCACCGGCGGTGGCCGGGAAACGTGCGCGAGCTGAAATCGGTCCTGGAGCGGTCGGTTTTGATTCCCGATGCTCCCGGCCGGGTCAGGGAGATTCTCCGTTCCCGGGATTTGGTCTTCTCGCCGAAGATAACGAGCCGCGTCTGGACCGAAGCTGCCGAGGGGGACTACACTGGCGATCTCTATGAATATGAAAGACGAGGTGATCACCTTTAA
- a CDS encoding ribbon-helix-helix domain-containing protein: MNMKDEVITFKVDGALAEQLRSLPNRSEFIRQAVLQALEMECPLCHGTGTLSVNQMAHWRAFREHHRLVTCDVCGEPHLACEDQDDVHAPESHPAEAPGTNQGEG; encoded by the coding sequence ATGAATATGAAAGACGAGGTGATCACCTTTAAGGTGGATGGTGCCCTGGCGGAACAGCTCCGCTCGCTCCCCAACCGCTCCGAGTTTATCCGACAGGCCGTTCTTCAGGCGCTGGAAATGGAGTGTCCCCTTTGTCATGGCACGGGAACGCTCTCGGTGAATCAGATGGCTCATTGGCGGGCCTTCCGCGAGCATCACCGTCTGGTAACGTGCGATGTGTGCGGGGAGCCCCATCTTGCCTGCGAGGATCAGGATGATGTCCACGCTCCCGAATCTCACCCTGCAGAAGCGCCCGGCACGAACCAGGGTGAGGGTTGA
- a CDS encoding PEP/pyruvate-binding domain-containing protein: MTSEKVQRNRRSTGIEGLDRLIRGPRPGDNVVLQVDCLSLYRDFCRRAALRGGGPGDRLAYFRFARHESLLTEEECTHLGVEIRRLPLDQGFEHFITTAHSHILELGQGAVLFFDSLSELSDCAYSDRMIGNFFQLTCPLVLRTGSLAWFALVRNVHSYHAVTPLQETTQIFLDLYGSPEAPARPETPSRDTRDTRDTRDKPASRDNCKEDHPEDQDGEVLYLRPVKTDGRNDDAEGTLFCWNPRQDSPRDFRAVSDSDGITTVLNQLPWPGLPSAGYRQPGVWDRTFLQARECSRDQSLLLRLIVAREGPVFELARRFFSVADLQQIWRRMIGTGFIGGKAVGMLLARAILLKKRSRWERILEPHDSFFVGSDVYYTFLVINNCWWDRQRQKDPETFLEGSQGVRHRMLQGRFPRYIMTRFAEMLDYFGTSPIIVRSSSLLEDNFGNAFAGTYESVFCTMQGNREERLQEFLAAVLQIYASTISDTALRYRRDRGILDQDEQMALLVQRVSGSAEGGSAESGAPGLHCRGRWFFPHLAGVAFSFNPYAWHPEIDPRAGVLRLVFGLGTRAVDRSDDDYTRVVALNAPERRPEAGGEEIRRHTQRRVDLLDLQEGRETSRYFSDLIPDLTVQLDQTGTARVLPRVARRERRTARPVWTLTFDPFFRETSFVADMRDLLETLREAYGTDVDVEFTVQLGESGGYRVNLVQCRPLQIQVQKSGSLPEPFPEPHPRQVLLRTSGGVVGCGGGFPVSRILLVSPRAYAELSTQDRYELPGVLRAVTKEDPSSGPGALVLLGPGRWGTTMPSLGVPVQVSDLGTAAVLCEIDQMHQGLIADMSLGTHFFHELVERNLLYLAVRLGQEGTVLDLDWLESQENCLDQYVPPETALRWGAVLRVLHFGAGLKLVAESSSQRALLYFKEGAADTYD, encoded by the coding sequence GTGACTTCGGAGAAGGTGCAACGAAACCGGCGATCCACAGGCATCGAAGGCCTTGACCGGCTGATCCGGGGGCCTCGGCCGGGGGACAACGTGGTGCTCCAGGTGGATTGTCTCTCCCTGTACCGGGATTTTTGCCGCAGGGCGGCCTTGCGGGGAGGGGGCCCCGGCGACCGCCTGGCGTATTTCCGCTTTGCCCGCCACGAGTCGCTGCTGACCGAAGAAGAGTGCACCCACCTGGGAGTAGAGATCCGGAGGCTTCCTCTGGATCAGGGGTTCGAGCATTTTATCACCACTGCCCACAGCCACATTCTGGAGTTGGGCCAGGGGGCGGTTCTCTTTTTTGATTCCCTTTCGGAGCTGAGCGATTGCGCCTATTCGGACCGCATGATCGGAAACTTCTTTCAACTCACCTGTCCTCTGGTGTTGCGCACAGGAAGCCTGGCCTGGTTTGCCCTGGTGCGGAACGTCCATTCCTACCATGCCGTGACTCCTCTCCAGGAGACCACCCAGATATTCCTTGATCTCTATGGTTCTCCCGAAGCACCTGCCCGACCCGAAACACCTTCCCGGGATACCCGGGATACCCGGGATACCCGGGATAAACCAGCTTCCCGGGATAACTGTAAAGAGGATCACCCTGAAGATCAGGACGGTGAGGTTCTGTATCTCCGGCCGGTGAAAACCGACGGCCGCAACGACGACGCCGAGGGAACGCTCTTCTGCTGGAATCCTCGCCAGGACTCGCCCCGGGATTTCAGGGCCGTGAGCGATAGCGACGGAATCACCACGGTCCTGAACCAGCTCCCCTGGCCGGGGCTTCCCAGCGCAGGGTACCGGCAGCCCGGGGTGTGGGATCGAACCTTTCTCCAGGCCCGGGAGTGTTCTCGGGATCAATCCCTCCTTTTGCGACTCATCGTGGCCCGGGAGGGGCCTGTTTTCGAGCTGGCCCGGCGTTTCTTCTCTGTGGCCGATCTGCAACAGATCTGGCGCCGGATGATTGGAACGGGATTTATCGGAGGAAAAGCCGTGGGAATGCTCCTGGCGCGGGCAATCCTCCTCAAGAAACGGTCCCGGTGGGAGCGTATCCTGGAGCCCCACGATTCGTTTTTTGTGGGTTCCGATGTGTATTACACCTTTCTGGTGATCAACAACTGCTGGTGGGACCGGCAGCGCCAGAAAGATCCCGAAACCTTCCTGGAGGGCAGCCAGGGGGTCCGGCACCGCATGCTCCAGGGGCGGTTTCCCCGATACATCATGACCCGCTTTGCCGAGATGCTCGATTATTTCGGCACCTCGCCGATCATCGTCCGTTCCTCAAGTCTTCTGGAGGACAACTTCGGCAACGCCTTCGCCGGAACCTACGAGAGTGTGTTCTGCACCATGCAGGGAAACCGGGAAGAACGGCTCCAGGAGTTTCTGGCAGCGGTGCTGCAGATTTACGCCAGTACCATCAGTGATACAGCTTTGCGCTACCGCCGGGACCGGGGAATCCTTGATCAGGACGAGCAAATGGCGCTCCTGGTTCAGCGGGTTTCAGGATCTGCCGAGGGTGGATCTGCAGAGAGCGGGGCACCGGGGCTGCACTGCCGGGGCCGCTGGTTTTTCCCCCATCTGGCGGGAGTGGCCTTTTCCTTCAACCCCTACGCCTGGCACCCCGAGATAGACCCTCGGGCGGGAGTGCTGCGACTGGTTTTCGGCCTGGGAACCCGGGCGGTGGATCGCTCCGACGACGATTATACCCGGGTGGTTGCCCTGAACGCCCCCGAGCGTCGTCCCGAGGCGGGCGGCGAGGAAATCCGGCGGCACACCCAGCGCAGGGTGGATCTGCTGGATCTTCAGGAGGGCCGGGAGACCAGCCGCTACTTCTCCGATTTGATCCCTGATCTGACGGTTCAGCTGGATCAGACGGGAACAGCAAGGGTTCTCCCCCGTGTGGCCCGGCGGGAGCGGCGCACGGCCAGGCCCGTCTGGACCCTCACTTTCGACCCTTTTTTCCGGGAGACCTCCTTTGTAGCGGACATGAGGGACCTCCTGGAGACACTTCGCGAGGCCTATGGAACCGATGTGGACGTGGAGTTCACGGTTCAACTTGGCGAATCCGGAGGATACCGGGTAAATCTGGTACAGTGCCGTCCCCTGCAAATCCAGGTTCAGAAAAGCGGATCTCTTCCGGAGCCCTTTCCTGAGCCGCATCCCCGGCAGGTTCTGCTGAGAACCTCGGGAGGCGTGGTGGGGTGTGGCGGGGGCTTCCCGGTGAGCAGAATTCTCCTGGTGAGTCCCCGGGCATACGCCGAACTCTCCACGCAGGATCGGTACGAGTTGCCGGGAGTTCTCCGGGCCGTCACCAAAGAGGATCCTTCTTCCGGGCCGGGAGCGCTGGTGCTTCTTGGTCCGGGTCGATGGGGAACGACCATGCCTTCTCTGGGTGTTCCCGTTCAGGTCTCCGATCTGGGTACAGCGGCGGTGCTGTGCGAGATAGACCAGATGCACCAGGGGTTGATCGCCGACATGTCCCTGGGAACACATTTCTTTCATGAACTGGTGGAGCGGAACCTTCTGTATCTGGCGGTGCGCTTGGGGCAGGAGGGAACGGTCCTGGATCTGGATTGGCTGGAAAGTCAGGAGAACTGTCTGGACCAGTATGTGCCGCCCGAAACAGCTCTCCGCTGGGGAGCTGTTCTTCGGGTGCTTCACTTTGGAGCGGGGTTGAAGCTGGTTGCCGAGAGCAGCAGTCAGCGGGCGCTTCTTTATTTTAAGGAAGGAGCCGCCGATACTTACGATTGA